A single genomic interval of Luteolibacter sp. Y139 harbors:
- a CDS encoding SRPBCC family protein: protein MNDVTDRIEKQIVLRSPRARVWRAITDSREFGAWFGVELDGPWVAGKPIKGRFKGEFSQEMIDEWLKELGLPPSPIAKVLPEVFCVVEAIEPEHRFAFRWIPFGIDAGIDPETEPKTLVEFHLTDEGDGTLLKVVESGFDNVPPARRKRAFLMNTGGWESQLENIAKYLDKESAS, encoded by the coding sequence ATGAATGACGTTACCGATCGCATTGAAAAACAGATCGTTCTCCGTTCGCCCCGCGCGCGCGTGTGGCGAGCCATCACCGACAGCCGCGAATTCGGTGCGTGGTTCGGCGTCGAGCTCGATGGACCTTGGGTAGCGGGCAAGCCCATCAAGGGCCGCTTCAAGGGTGAGTTCTCGCAGGAGATGATCGATGAATGGTTGAAGGAACTCGGCCTACCGCCATCACCGATCGCGAAGGTTCTTCCGGAAGTCTTCTGCGTGGTGGAGGCCATCGAACCCGAGCATCGATTCGCGTTTCGCTGGATTCCCTTCGGGATCGACGCCGGCATCGATCCGGAGACCGAGCCGAAGACACTTGTCGAGTTCCACCTCACCGACGAAGGCGATGGCACGCTCTTGAAGGTGGTGGAGTCCGGCTTCGACAACGTGCCACCCGCACGGCGCAAGCGTGCCTTCCTGATGAATACCGGCGGCTGGGAATCGCAACTGGAGAACATCGCCAAGTATCTTGATAAAGAGAGCGCGTCCTGA
- a CDS encoding DUF1800 family protein, whose translation MNYPLPGWRRSAVLSSLLSAGLATSVIAAPKYESGSLILSQPNAGTWKAVTFTTAFPSTPVVVLGTATNADAAGFAARVRNVTATGFEYQIDEWDYLDGVHGQETLNYLAIEPGTHTIDGKTWQAGRTTSVTRTLQTVTLGSGFSAAPVVLAQVESTANAKAVTSRVQAVTTTNFQLKTITQESDTATLSNESVGWIAIAPSTGTLDGAVFQAAKTGANVTDAWKAITFGSTVRQPLIFAQSQTNNGVDPFVIRRRNLSSTGVEIFLQEEQSAGTETLHGNAEDVGFLVLGETEGEVRSKLELGELVQAQATASTWQTVNFSTSYANPVVIFGPSTQNDAEPVGIRVRNVTSTGFEWQLDEWDYQDGAHAQEQVHYLVAEEGSYIIGGLLWQFGRASAVNQAATALTFSEAFAAAPVVLTQTTTRNGTSAVKSRISGVTATGFSVRLEEEAAQDQTHVNEAVHYLAVQQGNGRLITPPFLSVNTVVTAADVTEFFKSQSFTRKVADPLLFADVQTRNDTDPVTLRFRNLSAIGADLRLQEETSLDVNVAHTAEKTGFLSIAGALDTDEDGLPDAWELANGLNPNNAADATLDPDGDGLNNLAEQTYGTNPNAANGSGSITVTTLAPDAFEKEGGRAAFLITRNGVAPATVAFALGGTASSGDYVVKDDRGATLSGSVSFAAGETTRTVFIVPTLDALEEYPESVSLTVSTGSGYSVGSPNAATVKIKDATDAPQNEQLFVAYLTRQGTAQSYGSGVATLFLNGSKTAARVNLSFSGLTSNQVNAYLRYGVTSGVGPELRPTLPIGQVSNETWTINPVGALAGQDLIDGLFQSGGKWVYLNIGTGTYPGGEIAGTFTRQTGSSTFTAPPAPPTPAVLTGDALTRDVSRFLTQATFGPTKAEIDALVNSIQTTYGGDRIAAYSAWIDTQFAYDQTKLLDYTEAADAHEWNLRGASPSNFTNNDEPSYHNRRRGWWLISTKAQDQLRQRAAFALSELFVVSEDLALLRNKHYGLANYYDQLGTRADGNFRTLLGDVSKSPVMGKYLSHLQNQKEVTDGNGNVLISPDENFAREILQLFSIGLVELHPDGTLKLGSDGLPIATYDNDDITNLARVFTGWSFSKKNGAAGSGYPVQDNTNFFQGNGPAYYQASWTNPLKNFAAYHDTGAKTVLGSNITAGLAGQADLDAALDIIFAHPNVGPFVSRQLIQRLVTSNPSRGYVYRVAQKFENNGSGTRGALKAVFRAILLDPEARDLSLVQQVGSGKQKEPIVRYIQLLRAFDGKSSLPLSTLSAYGYPAAQLNNFPTGTTLYRYPNTDDALAQTPQNAPTVFNWFLPGFNPGGALAEAGLVAPELQLSTETGVIRTTNYANTIIQNNDGQNVNRLVGSTDALEENVKLDRTVYEQLYDARITAGDSVTQASTAVLDQLDLLLTAGNFKASYASAATPNPRSIIIQSAASLDAATTTAVRVKELLYLLATSPEYVNQK comes from the coding sequence ATGAACTATCCTTTACCCGGATGGCGCCGTAGCGCCGTCCTTAGCTCCTTGTTGTCTGCTGGTCTCGCCACCAGCGTGATAGCCGCCCCGAAGTATGAATCCGGATCGCTGATTCTTTCCCAGCCGAACGCCGGCACGTGGAAAGCGGTGACCTTCACCACGGCCTTTCCGTCGACTCCGGTGGTGGTGCTCGGCACAGCCACGAATGCGGATGCCGCAGGCTTCGCGGCGCGCGTCCGCAATGTCACGGCGACCGGCTTCGAATACCAGATCGATGAGTGGGACTACCTTGATGGGGTCCACGGTCAGGAGACCCTGAACTACCTCGCGATCGAGCCGGGGACGCACACGATCGATGGAAAGACCTGGCAGGCGGGTCGAACCACCAGCGTGACCCGCACCTTGCAGACGGTGACGTTGGGCAGCGGCTTCAGCGCGGCTCCGGTGGTGCTGGCCCAGGTAGAGTCGACCGCGAATGCCAAGGCGGTGACGAGCCGCGTGCAGGCGGTGACCACCACAAATTTCCAGCTCAAGACGATCACGCAGGAGTCGGATACGGCGACGCTTTCGAATGAGTCGGTCGGCTGGATCGCGATCGCGCCTTCCACCGGCACCTTGGATGGTGCGGTCTTCCAGGCGGCCAAGACCGGCGCGAACGTCACCGATGCGTGGAAGGCGATCACCTTCGGCAGCACGGTGCGGCAGCCACTGATCTTCGCGCAGTCGCAGACGAACAATGGTGTGGATCCTTTCGTGATCCGGCGCCGGAACCTCAGCAGCACGGGAGTGGAGATCTTCCTGCAAGAGGAGCAATCGGCGGGGACAGAAACCTTGCATGGCAATGCCGAGGATGTCGGCTTCCTGGTGCTTGGCGAAACCGAAGGCGAGGTGCGTTCGAAGCTGGAGCTTGGCGAGCTAGTGCAAGCCCAAGCGACTGCGAGCACTTGGCAGACCGTGAACTTTTCCACGAGCTACGCGAACCCGGTCGTCATCTTCGGACCATCGACGCAGAACGATGCTGAGCCGGTGGGGATCCGCGTCCGCAATGTGACCTCGACGGGCTTCGAGTGGCAGCTCGACGAATGGGACTATCAGGACGGCGCGCATGCGCAGGAGCAGGTGCACTACCTGGTGGCGGAGGAGGGCAGCTACATCATCGGTGGCCTGCTTTGGCAGTTTGGACGTGCGAGCGCTGTGAATCAGGCAGCCACGGCACTGACTTTCTCGGAAGCATTTGCCGCGGCTCCGGTGGTGCTCACGCAGACGACGACACGCAATGGCACCAGTGCGGTGAAGTCGCGAATCAGCGGAGTCACGGCCACGGGCTTCTCTGTTAGGCTCGAAGAAGAAGCCGCGCAGGATCAGACGCACGTCAACGAGGCGGTGCACTACCTGGCGGTGCAGCAGGGCAATGGCCGTCTCATCACGCCGCCTTTCCTTTCGGTGAACACGGTCGTGACAGCGGCGGACGTGACAGAGTTCTTCAAGTCGCAGTCCTTCACCCGGAAGGTCGCTGATCCCCTCCTCTTCGCGGACGTGCAGACGCGCAACGACACCGATCCGGTGACCCTGCGCTTCCGCAATCTCAGCGCGATCGGCGCGGACCTGCGCCTGCAGGAGGAAACGTCGCTGGACGTCAACGTGGCCCACACCGCGGAGAAAACCGGCTTTCTCTCAATCGCCGGAGCGTTGGACACGGATGAGGACGGGCTGCCCGATGCATGGGAGCTCGCCAACGGCCTGAATCCTAACAACGCCGCCGACGCCACGCTCGATCCCGATGGCGACGGGCTCAACAACCTCGCCGAGCAGACTTACGGGACCAATCCGAATGCCGCGAATGGCAGCGGCAGCATCACCGTCACCACCTTGGCACCGGATGCCTTTGAGAAAGAGGGCGGACGTGCTGCATTCCTGATCACCCGAAACGGTGTGGCACCGGCGACCGTGGCTTTCGCCTTGGGTGGCACGGCATCGTCCGGCGATTATGTGGTGAAGGACGACCGCGGTGCGACCCTCAGCGGCTCCGTTTCCTTCGCGGCCGGGGAGACTACTCGAACGGTGTTCATCGTTCCCACGCTTGATGCGCTGGAGGAGTATCCGGAGAGCGTTTCGCTTACGGTTTCCACCGGCTCGGGATACTCCGTCGGTTCGCCGAACGCGGCGACGGTGAAGATCAAGGACGCGACCGATGCACCGCAGAACGAGCAGCTGTTCGTGGCCTATCTCACCCGGCAGGGCACGGCGCAGAGCTATGGCTCCGGTGTCGCGACGCTGTTTTTGAATGGATCGAAGACCGCGGCACGGGTGAATCTCAGCTTCAGCGGCCTGACATCGAATCAGGTGAATGCCTACCTGCGATACGGCGTGACCTCGGGCGTGGGACCGGAACTGCGGCCCACCCTGCCGATCGGCCAGGTGTCGAATGAAACCTGGACCATCAATCCCGTCGGCGCGCTGGCCGGGCAGGATCTCATCGATGGCCTCTTTCAGAGTGGCGGCAAGTGGGTTTACCTGAACATCGGCACCGGCACCTATCCCGGCGGAGAGATTGCAGGCACCTTCACGCGGCAGACCGGCTCCAGCACCTTCACGGCGCCACCCGCGCCGCCCACACCAGCGGTGCTGACGGGTGATGCGCTGACGCGTGACGTGTCCCGCTTCCTGACCCAGGCAACCTTCGGTCCGACCAAGGCGGAGATCGATGCACTGGTGAACTCGATCCAGACCACGTATGGCGGCGACCGCATCGCGGCCTACTCGGCGTGGATCGATACCCAGTTCGCCTACGATCAGACCAAGCTATTAGACTACACCGAAGCGGCGGATGCCCACGAGTGGAACCTGCGCGGTGCCTCGCCCTCGAACTTCACGAACAACGACGAACCGTCCTACCACAATCGTCGCCGCGGCTGGTGGCTCATTTCGACGAAGGCACAGGACCAGCTCCGTCAGCGGGCTGCCTTCGCGTTGAGTGAGCTGTTCGTGGTCTCGGAGGATCTCGCCCTGCTTCGCAACAAGCACTATGGCCTTGCGAACTACTACGACCAGCTCGGCACCCGCGCGGACGGAAATTTCCGCACCCTGCTCGGGGACGTGAGCAAGAGCCCGGTGATGGGGAAATACCTCAGCCACCTTCAGAACCAGAAGGAGGTGACGGACGGCAATGGCAACGTGCTGATCAGCCCGGACGAGAACTTCGCGCGGGAGATCCTTCAGCTGTTCTCCATCGGTCTCGTGGAGCTTCATCCGGATGGCACGCTGAAGCTGGGAAGCGATGGCCTGCCGATCGCGACCTACGACAACGACGACATCACGAACCTCGCCCGTGTCTTCACCGGCTGGAGCTTCAGCAAGAAGAACGGCGCGGCGGGCTCCGGTTACCCGGTGCAGGACAATACGAATTTCTTCCAAGGAAACGGCCCGGCCTACTACCAGGCATCGTGGACGAATCCGCTGAAGAACTTCGCGGCCTATCACGACACCGGCGCGAAGACCGTGCTGGGAAGCAACATCACTGCCGGTCTCGCAGGCCAGGCGGATCTGGATGCGGCGTTGGACATCATCTTCGCTCATCCGAATGTCGGACCATTTGTCAGCCGGCAACTGATCCAACGGCTGGTCACTTCCAACCCGAGCCGCGGCTACGTCTATCGCGTCGCGCAGAAGTTCGAGAACAACGGCTCCGGCACCCGCGGAGCGTTGAAGGCGGTCTTCAGGGCCATCCTCCTCGATCCGGAAGCGCGTGACCTGTCGCTCGTGCAGCAAGTCGGCTCCGGCAAGCAGAAGGAACCAATCGTCCGCTACATCCAGTTGCTGCGTGCCTTCGACGGCAAGTCATCGCTGCCCCTGTCCACGTTGAGCGCCTACGGTTACCCGGCGGCCCAACTCAACAACTTCCCCACCGGCACCACGCTGTATCGCTATCCGAACACGGACGACGCACTCGCTCAGACGCCACAGAATGCGCCGACCGTCTTCAACTGGTTCCTGCCTGGCTTCAATCCGGGTGGCGCACTGGCCGAGGCAGGTTTGGTCGCTCCCGAGCTCCAACTGAGCACGGAGACCGGCGTGATCCGCACCACCAACTACGCGAACACCATCATCCAGAACAATGACGGCCAGAACGTGAACCGGCTGGTCGGCTCGACCGATGCGCTGGAGGAAAACGTGAAGCTTGATCGCACCGTCTACGAGCAGCTCTACGACGCGCGGATCACCGCAGGCGACAGTGTCACTCAAGCGTCCACGGCGGTGCTCGACCAACTCGATCTGCTGCTCACTGCGGGGAACTTCAAGGCGAGCTACGCCAGCGCAGCCACGCCAAATCCACGCAGCATCATCATCCAATCGGCCGCATCACTCGATGCTGCCACCACCACCGCCGTGCGGGTGAAGGAGCTGCTCTACCTGCTCGCCACCTCACCGGAATACGTGAACCAGAAGTAA
- a CDS encoding ArsR/SmtB family transcription factor, which translates to MPKPPSRPNDPAMSRVFSALGDATRLHLVHRLVERSPLSVSELGEGLPVTRQGVTKHLLVLEEAGVVSARKEGRERLYTLEESPLRQAREFLGGISAGWDRALVRLRKHVEED; encoded by the coding sequence ATGCCCAAGCCTCCGTCACGTCCCAACGATCCGGCGATGTCGCGTGTCTTCTCCGCGCTGGGAGATGCCACGCGGCTTCATCTGGTGCATCGCCTCGTCGAGCGCTCACCCCTTTCCGTGAGCGAGCTAGGCGAAGGGCTGCCCGTAACGCGGCAGGGGGTGACGAAGCATCTGTTAGTCTTGGAAGAAGCGGGCGTGGTTTCCGCGCGCAAGGAAGGTCGCGAGCGCCTCTACACGCTGGAGGAGAGCCCGCTTCGCCAGGCCCGCGAATTTCTCGGTGGCATCTCCGCTGGCTGGGACCGCGCACTGGTGCGGCTGCGCAAGCATGTGGAGGAGGATTGA